GGATTGTAATGAGTGGTTTAGGCCCTAAAGCAGATCGCACTGTTATTTTTGAATAGCTTGAGTCTTGGACTGCGAGCTTACTACTTGCAGCTCGTAGATAAAGTATGCCATTGAAAGACGTCCAACTAGAATCTGAAGTGTATCCCCTGTGTGGGGTTTGGCAGTAATTCAGTTACAAGgtgaggatttaaaaaaggaggatTTGTGTTGCAGACTGGATCTCTGGAAACACTGAAAGTAGGGCAGTCAGACACCTGCAGCTACTCACCACACCACCTGTTCACCGGTTATTTTCCTAGATTTTGAActatttctgctgctgtgaccTACTCATAAGAGAGCTTTGTATTTGCTCTAGCAATAGCTGGCATGAAAAGAAGCCATGTAATGTGATTATAGTTTATCATGATGTTTTCAAGaaccaacaaaacaacaacgcATGGCCTCACCTCTTCTGAAATTCATTTTCGTTCAAGAAAGCATCAAAAAGAAAGCTTGTTTTTTATACAATAGGAGAATCATTTCCTTTCTTGCCTACTTCATAATGACATAATGAAACTGATTTGCATGTATCAACTCAGATAAAATCCctgtctttttatttgatgGAGGTTGGTCTTGAAACACACAGCAGCGGTTTGCAGCATGAAGGAAAAAGTTCTATCTGGTGTCCTACATTTTCACAGTTACAAACGGATCAGTGTTATGAGTCATGCTAATTCCCTTTGAGACAGGTGATCTGCATGTCCCATATTTCCTAATTATGTAATCATATccctaaacatgcacacatacagtcCTACTGTGCCTCCTGCATCCCTCATGGTAACCCTGTGGGTCTCACTATTTGGAGAACCTAATGAGATCATGTCTCATGGCGAGTAGATAAACCTCAGACAAAAGAGAACGGGAGCAAGACAATCGATTGCAAAAAGGGTGTCCCGACTCTGCACATGTGGGAATGTGCAGAGTTTACATCTAGGACAGTAGGACAAGTACAAGTAGTAATATCTGTAATGTGTGCAGACAGTATATGCAGGTGTTCTAAATGTCCCAAGGATGTTGGGATTGCTTTGATTTGACCAAAATATTGtaatactgtatgtatgtatgtgatCTTTTCATGCTGCTTGATGCTTATATACTTGTGTGTAACCTCAGCAACAGGATATGCAAAGACAACTTACTAGTTGTCAAACATAAATATTGTTTACAGCAACATTTGACAAAGTGGAGTTTATGACATGGACAGATGTTTTAGCCCCATTATAGCAGCAGTGATGGGTTGAGGATCACCTTTTTTGCAAATATTGATACAGCAGACTATTTGCTAGCTTAGGTCTAAACTTGAAAACAACCATGATTGGGTTATTTTCTGTGCTATAGCTTATCACCAGCCAGACTAAGTTGCCCCCTTAGTGCAATCAGGGACACATGTTTGCTCACTTGTATTAAATCAAATAGATGACTGTAAATTATTGAGGGTGGCCCGTGTGATTAAACTTAACTCAGCTGTGCTTATCTGTGGATAAATTCATACCTGTTGTCCTACTATTGAGCAACACAAACTTGAATAAACACTTgggtctctttctctctgagtcGGTCTAAAAAGAGGCGACAAGAGGAGACAGAGTGCCTGAGATCATTAAAACCTACGTGATGAAATGCCATTTCACACAAGCTTTAGCTATGACAATTTTCAGCAGTAATTAGTAGATTAAAAAGGAGGATGGTCCTGATTCCCCACTGGTACCCTCTGGGAGAGGGGACGAGAATAGACTGGAATGAGTTCAACTCTCTGTCGGAATCAGAAAGAGGTCTGAATTTGGAGCACGAGTGAGAAGTTTGGCCTCtaatgcagagaaagaaagaggtggATATTAAGTCTGTCATTCTCATGGAATGAAATGGTTTACGAATGATGAGAATCGAGAGAATGTTAGAGGGGAGGTGTGGGATGAACCATGTAAAATAAGGGGATTACAAGACATAAACAGATTCACTGTATTGTACAATATCTTAGAGAACATATTTGGAAAACAGTTTCATAGTTTTGCATTGCAAGCCATTACAAATggctttaaagaaacaaacatattttaaaataacatgtacgcatttgtttgtttacacaggTACATGCTTATCTGAGAGCATGTGTCACTTAAGTGTTGATGTTCAGGGCTGTTATTGTCTGCATGTTTCCCCCCTCTGCTGAGCCGACATGGACAATGTCGTCATGATGCAACAGGCAGCTAATCCTCTCCTTATGTAAACGCTTGACTGCTATTCAAATTACATGCAGAAGGGATAGACAGCTTAGGTTTTGGCTGGATAGCGCCACAACAAGGAATGCCTGTAAAGACACAGTGTCGTCAGCATATCTGCGATTAATGCTACAagttctgtttgaaaaaaaaaaaatcctcgtCTTCAAGGACTGAGGAGATATTTGCAGGTGCACATACCGTAGATTTAAGACTGAGCTTGATGACCTAATATCCTTATGAGGTGCTGGGGGACCAAGGAGTGAATATGCAGGATAGGGGAAATATTAGTGCACGGTATGCATATGTTGCTATGATTAGAAAGAATACAAGCGGAGGGAACAAGTATAGAACAAACCCAGAGGAGGATTGAGTTAGATGTTTAAATGCCTGCAGCGTAAGATGATATCTGCGAGTACATTACAAAGatttaaaattgtattaaaaagttgtctttgatattttatatttcattgcTATCCTACTACAGTAAGCTTTTTCGTTTGTTTCATCTCCACTACAGATTCTCCATCATTCCAAGGGTCTGTCTTCTTGTCTCAGTCCATCTGAAGTCAAAGGAGAGACTATGAAGACAAGCTGTGCCCCCTCGCAGTCAACTCCCACAAGATATGAGATGACATGGGTCCCCTGCTGATCACCATGATGACCGTACAGCTGTGTCCGGCGTTGTGAAGCCTTCATCCCTTTTTCAGCACCCAACCCAGACCCTTATTCTCTTTGGAAAATTTGTCCTTGCAACCAGTGTTGCTTCCCTTTCTCCTGCAAACAGGACTTCACTTCTTGCACTCCTTCCTGCCCTTACGTTTATCTCCTTAATATTTTCAGCTTACGCCTCCTAATTAATTTCCATCAGCATCATGCAGAGTGTTTCTACTACTTCcactctctttcttctttttcttccctccctcttccttATCTCCCATTTTCCCTGTATGGTCAATGGGGACTGCTGGCTGATTGAAGGGGACAAGGGCTATGTGTGGCTGGCTATCTGCAGTCAGAACCAGCCGCCTTACGAGACTATTCCCCAGCACATCAACAACACGGTCCATGACTTGAGGTTGAATGAGAATAAGCTGAAGGCTGTGCTCTTCAGCTCGATGTATCGCTTCACCAACTTGACTGACCTCAACCTCACCAAGAATGAGATCAACTACATTGAAGATGGAGCCTTTGCAGGACAAGCCAACCTACAGGTGAGGAAATAAAATTATAAATCTTTGCGCTCTacacatcattttttaaactgtcatctCATCATGACGGCAGCAGATTACTCTGTTTAGAAAATTGGATGCCTTATAGACTTTATTgtcactgtttttaaatatgttggacacttaaatgttttaaaattttGGCTGATGTATGAAACTTGTTCTAGAAAGCATAGAAAGAGTGCAAATGTGCacagaaacatattttaaatgaatgtcgGATCAAAATTCTAAGATGCCTTTCTAAAATCTGTTCCGAGACATTTCTGCAGTAGATGGAACATCAATTTTATTATTAACAGTACAAGTCATTGTCAAGTAACTGtgccaaaaatgtcaaaaaaacatactgatgctcctttttttgtttctctcaggTCCTTCAGCTGGGCTACAACAAGCTGACCAACTTAACCGAGGGAATGATGAGAGGCCTCGGCCGAATGCAGTGTCTCTTCCTTCAGCACAATCTCATTGAAGTTATTGCCAgcaatgcattctgggagtGCCCTGGCCTCAGCAGCATTGACCTGTCATCCAACAAACTTGCCCGCATTGACCCGTCCACATTCACAGTTCTCAGTCGACTGATGGTGTGTGAACTGGCAGCGAATCCATTCCACTGCGGCTGTGATTTGTACAGCTTCCTGGCCTGGTTGGAGTCTTTCAACAATGTCACACACACCTATGACCGCCTTCAGTGTGAGACGCCTCGGGAGATGATTGGCTTCCCCTTACTTACTGCTGCTGGCCATTCTGGTCGGaatgcaaaaaacattttgttccacCATTGCCGAGATGGAGTTATGATGCCAGGAATGACTTCTCTCCCGCCAGATCTGGACGGACCTTCTGGGATCGGGCCAGAGATGTTTGGTGGTGTCGGGCCGTACCACCAGGCCACCACCTCTTCCTCATCTACTGAACACAGTTTTATTCCCAGCATCAAGCTCCATCATGTGTCATTATCAACAGCCTCGCTTCTTGTGCAGATTCCAAGGCCCTACAGCAAAATGTATATTCTTACACAATACAACTACACGTATGTTTCCGACGTCATGCCCTTAAAGAACAAGAAAGAGATGATCACCCTCAACAAGCTCAAATCACACACCAATTACACCTTCTGTGTGGCATCCATCCGCAACTCTCAACGCTACAACCACACCTGTGTCTCATTTTCAACTCGGGCTCAAAATCAAGATGACACACTTCCCACACCTTCCACCACTTCTCACTACATAATGACCATAGTGGGTTGCCTCTTTGGCATGCTCATTGTTTTAGGCTTTGTTTACTATTGTCTTCGTAAGAAACGGATGCATGATGAGAAAAAGAAGTCCATCTGTGTCAAGAAAACCATTCTGGAAATGCGCTATGGACCAGAGGTGGCAGCAGCGGTGGCAAATGATCCAGCGGCagtccacaagcttcaggagcaGTCCAGAGAACACCATCAATATCAGCATCACCATGGAGGAAAACTCCCCATGTCAACATCCACGAGCTCTGGGATGCTTCACTCTGCCAACACCAGTTCCTCCAGACTTTCCACTATCCCACAGGTGGAAAAGATGGCCACTGCTTTTTCAGAGGCCATGGCCACAACTAAAGGAAATTATATGGATATCAGAACTGGAGGGGCAGGGATGGAGAGGATGGGAGATGGTGGACACGGAGGAATGAGGGGAATGGATTTGAGGGACGATAATGGAAGTGATGTTGGGGATGACTCAGATGATGACGGACACGGCTCTGCATCAGAGATTTCTACCATTGCAATGGAGGTCGACAAGGTCAACCAGATCATTAACAATTGCATTGATGCACTGAAACTGGATGCAGCAGCCGTAGCAGCTTCAGGGGCCTCTACCAACCCGACAGCCTCCTCCAATcccacctcccctccccccaccaGCACATCCTCCCTTACCCGTGGCCTAATCCCACTGTCCCAAGGGTTGACAGAAACGTGCCAGATGATTACTCCCAACAAAATaccccctccacctccactcCCTGCCTTAAATACCCCTCTCTCTGAGCGCCCAGGGATCACTGGTGGTGGCTATGTGGTCTCTCCCCCCTACCGGCCCCCTCCACCGGCCACTGCTGTACGTCCCATTCAGAGGCAAATGAGTGCAGACGCCGCTGTGGTTATTGTAAATGCTGTTAAGAAACAATGTAGCACCACATCTTGTGGCTCCATGGGTAGGGACAGAGAGCGTGGAGGAGCCAGAGTATACAGCCTGGATGTTCCTGAGCCAAGAAGCCCAGATGCTTGtaatcaacagcagcagcaatacCCAGACCGTGCCAGTCCCGTGGGCTGTGGGGAGCCCCTTGAGAGGCTGCCTTTAGTCGGGAGTGGGagctgtggtggtggtggttgcgACAGTGGTGGTGTTGGTGCCCAACATCAGGACAACCAGAAGTCTCATCATTACCATCAACAAacgcaacaacaacaacaacaacaacagcaacaacaacaacaacaacagcaacaacaacaacagctagAAGTGCAGCAGGACTACCACTGCTCGGAGCACCGCCACTCCGTCCCAGCTCTCTACTATGAAGGCTCCCACCAGGGCTCCCCAGCCCAGAGGGTTTCCTTCCTTAAGCCCCTAACACGAGCTCGCAGAGATGCAGCATCTTACTCCCAGCTCTCGCCTGCCCGCCACCATTCCGGTTACTCTGGCTACTCCTCCAGCCCAGAGTACTCCACAGAGAGTACTCTGAGGATCTGGGAGCGATTTCGTCCCTACCGGAAAGGCCAGAGGGATGAGGCCTGTTATGTGACGGCCGGAAATGCCCTTAGAAAAAAGGTGCAGTTTGCTAAAGGCGAGGACCTTCATGACATCCTTGATTATTGGAAGGGTGTGTCGGCACAGCAGAAGCTGTGACTAAGGGACTAAAGCAAATCAATGAGGGAAAAGAGTTTGGATACTTCTCTTTAGATAGGCATGATGGCCTGAGAAGAAAGAGGACTTCATTGTTGGACAACATTTTGCCTTTGGATTATTTTTGGCATGCTAGGTGTATAGAATCTTGTGCTGGGAGCTAGGACTGAAGCTGTGCCTAGGATATACGCGAGTCATCATGGTGTTTATTTTACACTTCATTGTAGCACCATCTCTGGATAATTCTTATTCAGtgtttgttggttttatttAAAGCACAGGAGGCAAATGCCAACTGCGTTGTTTAGTACTCTTGAGTGATCATCTTTTGTGATCATATGGACCATCTTTACCAGTGCCATGTTTTCATCTATGGGAAACCACAGAAAGTACATTTTGATACCATTCATTTAAAGCCTGTGTGATCCAAGTTGTTTCCTATTTTGTATTGGGTGCCGTTTCATTTTGCAGTGTGCAATTGGATGTGTTTAGACTTGTACTGAAGGCAGACCATGGTTGGATGGTATTCTGCTTGATTACAAGCGACAACACACCAATTTATGAACAGTGTTGTCATCTGCAGGCCCCCACCTTCCTTCCATGAGGTCCTTCATGCAGCTGAGGTGGAATTTGCATTTCAAAAGTAACGAAAGGAGACACTGGAAATAAAATAAGTGGGCTTTAAGATCCTGCTAGAGAAGGACATCATGAAAGAGAGATCAGGGTATAACCTTAGCCTAAAACAATGTTGTGACACATCCCGAGTTGCTAAAcaaatttttttaactttcactgTTCCAAAAATTGATTATGAGGTTTAAGTGACATTAAGGTTTTCCAACAGATGTCCAGAACTGCCCTTAACAGCATTTGCCCAAGTTATGATCTAGGTCTAGATTTTGAGTGCAATTCATAAGAGAATATCAGGCAAAAGTAATGTTCCTGTCATAACATAACAAGGAAATACTTGCCTGTGCAACACAGAAATATAACATATTAATGAGTTCACATAAAGCCAGGGATACACTGTGCGATTTAAGGCAGATTCTGACCCATTTTCTTTAGTTGGATGCCTGAATTTGAAGTCAGGCCAAATTTCAGCCCGATGACACTATGTGGGTATGGGGGGTTAAGGAGTGTTGATCGGGGCCTGATCTGCTGCTCCTGACCAGTTGGTTAAATTCCTGCACACACTAGCACACTGAGAAAAGGGCCACAAGCCAATTCCCAAACTTTagggcttctttttttcctgattgaACCTGCGTGAACCGTCAGTGAGAGTTTTCATGGAAAACGTCATTGACAATTGTTAATGCTCCGTCCCTTTTTAAcacgtacagtgtgagcactcAGGTCGTACTTGACAATCGGACCATACAGTGTGAACACAATCTGGTGTCTTCTCGAGGTGGTCGTGTCTAACAGTGTGAGATGACATTCCACCCCGACTATTTCACAATCGTACAGTGTATTCCAGGCCTGAAGCCGCTCAACAAGGCATCACACCGAAAAGCAGCCACTTTAATGCAAGTGCATGAAATGCAAGTTAAAAGAGAAATCTAATTGCATCCTTCAAAGTGACAACCATACATTCCAAATCCTTTCTCTGACATGAAAC
This Labrus bergylta chromosome 16, fLabBer1.1, whole genome shotgun sequence DNA region includes the following protein-coding sequences:
- the LOC109998790 gene encoding protein phosphatase 1 regulatory subunit 29 gives rise to the protein MQSVSTTSTLFLLFLPSLFLISHFPCMVNGDCWLIEGDKGYVWLAICSQNQPPYETIPQHINNTVHDLRLNENKLKAVLFSSMYRFTNLTDLNLTKNEINYIEDGAFAGQANLQVLQLGYNKLTNLTEGMMRGLGRMQCLFLQHNLIEVIASNAFWECPGLSSIDLSSNKLARIDPSTFTVLSRLMVCELAANPFHCGCDLYSFLAWLESFNNVTHTYDRLQCETPREMIGFPLLTAAGHSGRNAKNILFHHCRDGVMMPGMTSLPPDLDGPSGIGPEMFGGVGPYHQATTSSSSTEHSFIPSIKLHHVSLSTASLLVQIPRPYSKMYILTQYNYTYVSDVMPLKNKKEMITLNKLKSHTNYTFCVASIRNSQRYNHTCVSFSTRAQNQDDTLPTPSTTSHYIMTIVGCLFGMLIVLGFVYYCLRKKRMHDEKKKSICVKKTILEMRYGPEVAAAVANDPAAVHKLQEQSREHHQYQHHHGGKLPMSTSTSSGMLHSANTSSSRLSTIPQVEKMATAFSEAMATTKGNYMDIRTGGAGMERMGDGGHGGMRGMDLRDDNGSDVGDDSDDDGHGSASEISTIAMEVDKVNQIINNCIDALKLDAAAVAASGASTNPTASSNPTSPPPTSTSSLTRGLIPLSQGLTETCQMITPNKIPPPPPLPALNTPLSERPGITGGGYVVSPPYRPPPPATAVRPIQRQMSADAAVVIVNAVKKQCSTTSCGSMGRDRERGGARVYSLDVPEPRSPDACNQQQQQYPDRASPVGCGEPLERLPLVGSGSCGGGGCDSGGVGAQHQDNQKSHHYHQQTQQQQQQQQQQQQQQQQQQQQLEVQQDYHCSEHRHSVPALYYEGSHQGSPAQRVSFLKPLTRARRDAASYSQLSPARHHSGYSGYSSSPEYSTESTLRIWERFRPYRKGQRDEACYVTAGNALRKKVQFAKGEDLHDILDYWKGVSAQQKL